In Aspergillus flavus chromosome 3, complete sequence, one genomic interval encodes:
- a CDS encoding fungal-specific transcription factor domain protein, producing the protein MDGMGEGPDGMGFDMPMLMNQQPHLFGGYNHDSSRGSPLNNVLSNPTYNEEPGMAGEDNNDAKRRRIARACDMCRKKKIKCDGKMPKCSHCINYKTDCVFTQVEKKRNPPKGAKYIEGLENRLGRMESLLRLSGLLSEDDGKTDLGTLEKRLADRSLGNTALNSLKSPTNKFNGSSATSQSQHTTASRHSTPRMDSHSSPHTAATSPNSPKESETEVEGLSDMMCSLVTNNCGETRYIGSSSGFSIFSPKGIQWVNEKTGDTSFQEMISSAYVDDNKWMYWKPEIFSDIFARRVFKPLPPKEEALSLFRDFFENFNCMFPLFHEPTFMHLVERQYSRDPYEGSGWWASINVVLAIAHRLRVMSNLVPQEEDKKAWLYLKNAMGVLTELTMRNTDLLSVQALLGMSLFLQGTPNPQPSFFLVAAAIRLSHSIGLHKRGSGFGLNPVEVEQRKRVFWIAYLLDKDICLRSGRPPVQDDDDMNVELPSEDPPDNIGNVPLSDGKGKFNLFRTLCRFATIESKVYKRLYSAKASKQSDGELLNTIGELDRELEEWKDSIPIDFRPEHEIKASHTPLILHVVVLHFSYYNCLTTIHRMSVHHGYWTSRLSNYAIQGLNARPLNPRVFLSAVLCVTAARASINLIKYIPHGDFACVWLILYYPVSALVTLFANILQNPNDARARSDVKLMNVVVNFLSTLVSDESNGSIKRMLGLCGEFERIAQVVLDKAEKESHSKKKRKAAPDEPQDLRQKTPDENSVPSPSTKRPTGAPPTATLFPSSSYPINLGNTGPDMSNPTRAFAPGQTVLGTNGVPTSMQESMHTMSGMGHDFPEMLSPNNMDGVGFGDQQPFGTPTETPMTSFQQPFVPQDLWQMPMTIEWDWADMSSNFPVFEGTPNTGP; encoded by the exons ATGGATGGCATGGGGGAAGGTCCAGATGGGATGGGCTTCGATATGCCGATGCTTATGAACCAGCAGCCCCATCTCTTCGGCGGCTATAACCACGATAGTTCGCGCGGTTCACCACTGAACAATGTTCTCTCAAATCCTACCTATAACGAGGAACCTGGAATGGCGGGTGAAGATAACAATGACGCTAAGAGGAGAAGGATTGCGAGG GCTTGCGACATGTgccgaaagaagaagatcaaatgCGACGGCAAGATGCCTAAATGCTCCCATTGTATTAATTATAAGACAGATTGTGTTTTCACTcaggtggagaagaagcgaaaTCCTCCCAAAGG TGCCAAATATATCGAGGGTCTCGAGAATCGGCTAGGGAGAATGGAATCGCTCTTACGTTTGTCTGGTCTCTTgtcagaagatgatgggaagACGGACCTTGGGACCCTGGAGAAGCGTCTCGCCGACCGATCCCTAGGCAACACTGCACTGAACTCCTTGAAAAGTCCAACGAACAAATTCAATGGTTCAAGCGCGACGTCGCAATCCCAGCATACTACTGCGTCTCGACATTCGACACCACGGATGGATTCTCACTCCAGTCCGCACACAGCTGCCACCTCTCCCAATTCACCGAAAGAATCCGAGACAGAAGTCGAGGGACTGTCAGATATGATGTGCTCTCTTGTGACGAACAATTGTGGAGAAACGCGGTACATCG GGTCATCTTCAGGATTCTCTATATTCTCTCCCAAGGGCATCCAATGGGTCAATGAAAAAACCGGCGATACCTCTTTTCAAGAAATGATCTCGTCAGCGTACGTGGATGACAACAAGTGGATGTACTGGAAACCAGAAATTTTTAGTGACATATTCGCTCGTCGTGTATTCAAACCCTTACCCCCAAAGGAGGAGGCGCTGTCACTGTTCCGAGATTTCTTCGAGAATTTCAACTGCATGTTCCCGTTGTTTCACGAACCGACATTCATGCACTTGGTGGAGCGCCAATATTCTCGAGATCCTTACGAAGGTTCTGGTTGGTGGGCCAGTATCAATGTTGTCCTGGCTATCGCGCACAGACTACGAGTTATGAGTAATTTGGTGCCTCAAGAAGAGGATAAGAAAGCTTGGCTTTATTTGAAAAATGCCATGGGGGTCTTAACCGAATTGACCATGCGGAATACAGATCTTTTGAGTGTCCAAGCATTGCTAGGCATG TCACTCTTCCTACAAGGAACTCCGAATCCTCAgccctccttcttcttggttgcAGCGGCTATCAGACTGTCGCATAGCATCGGCCTCCATAAACGGGGATCCGGATTTGGACTAAACCCAGTTGAAGTTGAGCAGCGAAAGAGGGTGTTCTGGATCGCTTATCTTCTTGATAAAGA TATCTGCCTTCGTTCTGGTCGCCCCCCGGTgcaggatgacgatgatatGAATGTGGAATTACCCAGCGAAGATCCGCCAGATAACATAGGCAATGTTCCTCTATCTGACGGAAAGGGGAAGTTCAACTTGTTCAGAACATTGTGCCGATTCGCTACCATTGAGAGCAAAGTGTATAAGCGGCTATACTCTGCTAAAGCGTCTAAGCAATCCGATGGTGAATTGCTGAATACTATTGGAGAGTTGGACAGAGAACTCGAAGAATGGAAAGACAGCATTCCTATTGATTTCCGACCTGAGCATGAAATCAAAGCTTCCCACACGCCCCTGATACTCCACGTCGTTGTCCTTCATTTTTCCTACTATAACTGCTTGACAACGATTCACCGAATGTCTGTACACCACGGGTATTGGACAAGCCGGCTATCCAATTATGCAATTCAAGGCCTCAATGCCAGACCGTTAAACCCTAGAGTCTTTTTATCTGCTGTTCTTTGCGTCACGGCTGCCAGAGCGTCTATCAATCTAATCAAATACATACCGCACGGTGATTTCGCTTGTGTCTG GTTAATTCTGTATTATCCCGTTTCAGCATTGGTCACTTTATTTGCTAATATTCTCCAAAACCCCAACGATGCTCGAGCACGTTCTGATGTCAAACTTATGAATGTGGTTGTCAACTTTCTCTCGACACTCGTGTCTGATGAATCCAATGGAAGCATTAAGCGTATGCTTGGCCTCTGTGGCGAGTTTGAGCGAATAGCCCAAGTCGTTCTTGACAAGGCGGAAAAGGAATCACATTCCAAGAAGAAACGCAAGGCAGCCCCAGATGAGCCACAGGATTTGCGGCAAAAGACACCTGATGAGAACTCGgttccttccccttccactAAAAGGCCAACAGGTGCACCACCAACAGCTACACTAttcccatcatcttcgtACCCGATAAATCTGGGCAACACTGGACCTGATATGTCAAATCCTACAAGGGCTTTCGCTCCAGGTCAAACTGTTTTAGGCACTAATGGTGTCCCCACATCTATGCAAGAAAGCATGCATACCATGTCTGGTATGGGACACGATTTCCCAGAGATGCTTAGCCCCAACAACATGGACGGTGTGGGCTTTGGTGATCAACAACCATTTGGTACTCCTACTGAAACCCCTATGACATCTTTCCAACAACCCTTTGTTCCACAAGACCTATGGCAGATGCCGATGACGATCGAATGGGATTGGGCCGACATGTCGAGCAACTTCCCGGTCTTTGAGGGGACACCCAACACTGGACCGTGA
- a CDS encoding putative mitochondrial inner membrane AAA protease Yta12, which produces MATLLRRPGNLARYSRRAADYIYRAGPRSAHISQSRLSSLITTPRFRTYATQSPKPPNENDGQHQPPNQPGNGSGKDGEGKKPEEPQSKLTKQEQESVDQFIQHLKSKVPQSQHQMLDDMRSIMMSEGLPAEVRDFIQKHLKSGKPTSLMDYVNLTRYMAKYLENYASKLNELEEKRTRDQEKSEDGQSQKQQGQQGKGKNEWKPPPNARVFEFRFDPASFLITSLLSYYVYRSFFPGENSKDITWQEFRANFFDKGLVEKLTVINGNRVRVELNRDAVSRVYPDSPATQPLFHYYFSIGSVESFERRLDEAQNELGIPGSERIPVSYTEEVSWGATLLSFAPTFLLIGSVFWLSRRAAGGAGGQSGIFGIGKSRAKRFNHETDIKIKFSDVAGMDEAKVEIMEFVSFLQHPEKFQKLGAKIPRGAILSGPPGTGKTLLAKATAGESGVPFFSVSGSEFVEMFVGVGPSRVRDLFANARKNTPCIIFIDEIDAIGKSRAKQSFGGGNDERESTLNQILTEMDGFNTSEQVVVLAGTNRPDVLDKALMRPGRFDRHIAIDRPTMDGRKQIFRVHLKKIVTSEDMEYLTGRLAALTPGFAGADIANCVNEAALVAARVNADHVTMKHFEQAIERVIGGLEKKSLVLSPEEKRTVAYHEAGHAICGWYFRWADPLLKVSIIPRGQGALGYAQYLPAGGDTYLMNVNQLMDRMAMTLGGRVSEELHFDTVTSGASDDFNKVTRMATAMVTKFGMSPKLKYIYYEEDPNQFHKPFSEETAKDIDTEVRRIVAEAYQQCRTLLTEKKKEVGIVAEELLAKEVLSRDDLIRLLGPRPWPESGEFAKYFDGAKGATIAPPEPTQSSEATEGKDGRDQTPSPP; this is translated from the exons ATGGCCACCCTACTCCGACGGCCAGGCAATCTTGCTCGATATTCGAGGAGAGCCGCAGACTATATCTATCGCGCAGGACCACGGTCGGCGCATATCTCACAATCGAGACTATCCTCCCTTATCACCACGCCACGCTTTAGAACATATGCTACCCAGAGTCCGAAACCCCCGAACGAGAACGACGGTCAACACCAACCACCGAACCAACCCGGGAATGGCAGCGGTAAGgatggggaaggaaagaagccGGAGGAGCCTCAATCGAAGCTCACCAAACAAGAGCAGGAGTCAGTTGATCAGTTTATACAGCACCTGAAGTCGAAGGTGCCACAGTCACAACACCAAATGTTGGATGACATGCGGTCGATTATGATGAGTGAAGGATTACCGGCGGAGGTCCGCGACTTCATACAAAAGCACCTAAAATCCGGTAAACCCACGTCTCTGATGGACTACGTGAACTTGACGCGTTACATGGCGAAGTACTTGGAAAACTACGCCTCCAAACTGAAcgagttggaggagaagagaacgCGGGACCAGGAGAAATCAGAAGATGGACAGAGCCAGAAACAACAAGGACAACAAGGGAAGGGCAAGAATGAATGGAAACCGCCACCGAATGCGAGAGTTTTCGAGTTCCGTTTCGATCCCGCCTCGTTCCTGATTACCTCCCTTCTATCCTACTATGTCTACCGAAGCTTCTTCCCTGGCGAAAACAGCAAGGATATTACATGGCAAGAGTTCAGAGCCAACTTCTTCGATAAAGGTCTAGTCGAAAAGCTGACCGTCATCAACGGCAACCGGGTTCGGGTTGAACTGAACCGTGACGCGGTCTCTCGAGTCTATCCTGATTCTCCGGCTACCCAGCCCCTATTCCATTACTACTTCAGCATCGGATCGGTTGAGAGCTTCGAGCGGAGATTAGATGAAGCGCAGAACGAACTTGGTATCCCTGGCTCTGAACGTATTCCCGTTTCGTATACTGAAGAAGTATCATGGGGTGCCACTCTCTTGTCCTTTGCTCCTACCTTCCTCCTCATTGGTTCTGTTTTCTGGTTGTCGAGACGTGCTGCTGGCGGTGCCGGTGGCCAAAGTGGCATCTTTGGTATTGGAAAGAGCCGTGCCAAGCGTTTCAACCACGAGACAGATATTAAGATCAAGTTCTCTGATGTGGCTGGAATGGACGAGGCTAAGGTTGAAATCATGGAGTTCGTCAGCTTCCTTCAACATCCCGAAAAGTTCCAGAAACTTGGTGCTAAGATTCCTCGCGGTGCCATTCTTTCTGGTCCTCCCGGTACTGGTAAGACACTGCTTGCCAAGGCAACGGCCGGTGAATCTGGTGTTCCGTTCTTTAGCGTCAGTGGTTCAGAGTTCGTTGAGATGTTCGTTGGTGTTGGACCTTCCCGTGTCCGTGATCTCTTTGCCAATGCTCGTAAGAACACGCCttgcatcatcttcattgatgaGATCGATGCCATAGGTAAATCGAGAGCAAAGCAAAGCTTTGGTGGTGGAAATGATGAGCGTGAGAGCACGCTGAACCAGATTCTTACTGAAATGGATGGTTTCAACACCTCTGAGCAAGTGGTTGTCTTGGCTGGTACAAACAGACCCGATGTTCTGGACAAGGCTCTGATGCGGCCTGGACGTTTCGATCGGCATATCGCTATCGACCGTCCCACTATGGATGGCCGTAAACAGATCTTCCGCGTCCacctgaagaagatcgttACCAGCGAAGATATGGAGTACCTCACCGGTAGACTCGCTGCTTTGACTCCCGGCTTCGCTGGTGCCGACATTGCTAACTGCGTGAACGAGGCTGCACTAGTCG CGGCTCGTGTAAACGCGGATCACGTCACGATGAAGCATTTCGAGCAGGCGATCGAACGTGTCATTGGTGGTCTGGAAAAGAAGTCCCTTGTGCTCTCGCCGGAAGAGAAGCGCACGGTGGCGTATCACGAAGCTGGACACGCTATTTGTGGCTGGTATTTCCGCTGGGCCGACCCGCTACTGAAGGTTTCTATCATTCCTCGTGGACAAGGCGCTCTGGGTTACGCCCAGTATCTCCCAGCCGGAGGTGACACCTACCTGATGAATGTCAACCAGCTCATGGACCGTATGGCTATGACTCTTGGAGGCCGTGTCAGTGAGGAGCTGCACTTCGATACCGTTACCAGCGGAGCTAGCGACGATTTCAACAAGGTCACTCGCATGGCAACCGCCATGGTTACGAAATTCGGCATGTCTCCTAAGCTCAAATACATCTACTACGAGGAGGACCCCAACCAGTTCCACAAGCCTTTCTCCGAAGAAACAGCCAAGGATATCGACACGGAAGTCCGTCGGATTGTCGCCGAGGCATACCAACAATGCCGCACCCTTTTGaccgaaaagaagaaggaagtcgGCATCGTCGCCGAGGAGCTTCTGGCCAAGGAAGTCCTCAGCCGTGACGACCTCATCCGACTCCTTGGACCCAGGCCCTGGCCTGAGTCCGGCGAATTCGCCAAGTACTTTGACGGTGCCAAAGGAGCCACTATCGCACCTCCCGAACCCACCCAGTCAAGCGAAGCAACCGAAGGCAAAGACGGAAGAGACCAAACGCCATCCCCACCATAG
- a CDS encoding DUF1295 domain protein: MALPLPEVQSAVDCASFNHTVLPFLSQLITLPERLQVAAVAKDVDSLKDIYLSTNPFVTALGFSLALAVFFLLFSEINRNYSQVDRFWPFLPAIYNVHFAVWARLSDLRTQHLDTIAVISVLWSVRLAFNYWRKGGYQIGSEDYRWAIVRSKVNNRFVFFIFNIVFISLIQSLVLLLLAAPTYNFLLLSRLPGGKTFEVPDLVFSRVAFFFLIIEYFADQQQWHFHCAKHEYQKTARIPDQYKGQFTPEDLERGFTVSGLWSLSRHPNFLAEQAIWLTLYLWNCYRTESYAQWTGVGVLVLLLIFQGSTRLTESISSSKYPEYSEYQARVGRFIPRFSAKPKYKAKAKKKAKKTEKVEQSEEEEGKKHQ; encoded by the exons ATGGCGTTGCCACTCCCCGAGGTCCAGTCCGCTGTGGACTGCGCCTCATTCAATCACACTGTGCTACCATTCCTTTCGCAACTAATCACTCTCCCCGAAAGGCTTCAGGTTGCTGCGGTAGCGAAGGATGTGGACAGTTTGAAAGACATCTATCTCTCCACCAATCCTTTCGTTACAGCACTTGGCTTCAGTCTAGCTCTGGCTGTATTTTTCTTACTCTTCTCAGAGATCAACCGAAACTACTCCCAAGTTGATCGTTTCTGGCCTTTTCTGCCAGCTATATACAATGTGCACTTCGCCGTTTGGGCACGCTTGTCTGATCTTCGCACTCAACACCTGGACACGATCGCTGTTATCTCTGTTCTCTGGAGT GTCCGCTTGGCATTCAACTACTGGCGCAAAGGAGGCTACCAGATCGGCTCCGAAGACTACCGATGGGCAATTGTGCGCTCAAAGGTCAACAACCGATTcgttttcttcattttcaacATCGTCTTCATCTCCCTGATCCAATCCCTGGTGCTGTTGCTCCTCGCGGCACCCACCTacaacttcctccttctgtCGCGCCTCCCTGGCGGAAAGACATTTGAGGTCCCCGATCTAGTATTCTCTCGcgtcgccttcttcttccttatcATCGAATACTTCGCCGATCAGCAGCAGTGGCACTTCCACTGCGCCAAGCATGAATACCAGAAGACGGCGCGCATCCCTGATCAGTACAAGGGCCAATTCACCCCCGAGGACCTAGAACGCGGCTTCACTGTCAGCGGCCTGTGGTCTCTGTCTCGCCACCCTAACTTCCTCGCCGAGCAGGCTATCTGGCTGACACTGTATCTGTGGAACTGCTACCGCACCGAGTCGTATGCCCAGTGGACTGGAGTTGGTGTCCTGGTTCTCCTGCTGATCTTCCAGGGAAGCACTCGTCTCACCGAATCCATCAGCTCTAGCAAGTACCCTGAATACAGCGAGTACCAGGCTCGTGTTGGACGGTTCATTCCCCGCTTTTCTGCGAAGCCCAAGTacaaggccaaggccaagaagaaggccaagaagactGAAAAGGTTGAGCAatccgaggaagaggagggtaAGAAGCACCAGTGA
- a CDS encoding DNA topoisomerase III alpha (DNA topoisomerase 3) translates to MTVPRVLCVAEKPAIAKAVSQHLSGGSFQTIPVRGNQYVKNYVFDFNFGGPWGTCSVTMTSVIGHLTTLEFERQYKGWLSCPPGALFEAPVHITVDSDKAAIAKNIQEQAKYCKALFIWTDCDREGEHIGTEVRKQAKEGNARIVVKRAKFSNTEKAHVLNAARSLIELDDLQANAVAARIELDLRIGAAFTRLQTLQLKHISEALSEKIISYGSCQFPTLGFVVDRYLRVKNFKPENFWGIKVMHTRDGIKVNFLWRRVHLFDRAAVTVMLERCLMAKKAKVTKVNQKPTSKWRPLPLTTVDLQMMGSRYLRMDSQKIMKVAEALYTKGFISYPRTETDQFDKGIDLKKLIEKQFPDTNWGQYARGLLDGGYRTPRAGRHNDQAHPPIHPICWVSPTALSADEKKVYEFVVRRFLACCSEDAKGQTSEVEIQYGDEMFHAKGLIVLERNYLDVYVYDKWESSQQLPNFQMGELFEPTEAKIFDGKTTPPNYLTEPELIGLMDANGIGTDATMAEHIAKIKEREYVAVHSRGSGRNAVKELIPTRLGVALVEGYDNVVTGLPDSPSLSKPFLRKEMELRMREICAGSKSRTEVVQQSLEMYREVFIHTQRRINMLKDAVRKYLVEEAAS, encoded by the exons ATGACCGTTCCCAGAGTCTTGTGTGTGGCTGAGAAGCCTGCCATTGCCAAGGCTGTAAGCCAACATCTCTCTGGAGGTTCCTTCCAAACC ATCCCCGTGCGTGGGAACCAATATGTGAAGAATTATGTGTTCGATTTCAATTTTGGCGGCCCTTGGGGCACCTGCTCGGTCACTATGACCAGTGTTATTGGGCACTTGACGACCCTGGAATTCGAACGGCAGTACAAGGGATGGCTGTCATGCCCGCCTGGTGCACTATTTGAGGCTCCTGTGCATATAACTGTGGATTCC GACAAAGCAGCCATTGCAAAGAATATACAAGAGCAGGCTAAATACTGTAAAGCTCTGTTTATCTGGACTGACTGTGACCGAGAAGGGGAACATATCGGAACAGAGGTCCgaaaacaagcaaaagaagggaaTGCCCGGATTGTCGTTAAACGGGCCAAGTTCAGCAATACCGAGAAGGC TCACGTTCTCAATGCAGCTCGATCACTTATCGAGCTGGACGATCTTCAAGCGAACGCGGTAGCTGCCAGAATAGAGCTAGATCTTCGGATCGGTGCCGCGTTCACTCGCTTGCAAACTCTTCAATTGAAACATATATCAGAGGCTCTGAGCGAGAAGATCATCAGCTATG GATCTTGTCAGTTTCCTACACTGGGGTTCGTTGTTGACCGTTATCTACGAGTGAAAAACTTCAAACCTGAAAATTTCTGGGGCATCAAGGTGATGCATACCCGCGACGGTATCAAAGTGAATTTTCTCTGGAGAAGGGTACACTTATTCGATAGGGCTGCAGTGACAGTGATGCTAGAGCGTTGTCTCATGGCTAAAAAGGCCAAAGTTACCAAAGTTAATCAGAAGCCCACCAGCAAGTGGAGACCCTTGCCGTTGACAACAGTAGACCTGCAAATGATGGGTAGCAGATATCTTCGCATGGACAGTCAGAAAATTATGAAG GTCGCAGAAGCTCTTTATACTAAAGGTTTCATAAGTTACCCACGTACAGAAACGGACCAGTTCGATAAAGGTATCGATTTGAAGAAATTGATTGAAAAACAATTCCCAGACACAAATTGGGGCCAATACGCCCGGGG TCTTCTCGATGGCGGATATAGGACCCCCAGAGCGGGCCGTCACAATGATCAGGCACATCCGCCTATTCATCCTATCTGCTGGGTTTCACCAACCGCATTAAGCGCtgatgaaaagaaagtctACGAGTTTGTTGTCCGACGATTCTTAGCATGCTGTTCCGAAGACGCAAAGGGCCAAACATCAGAAGTCGAGATCCAATATGGTGACGAGATGTTCCATGCCAAAGGGCTCATCGTCCTAGAGAGGAACTATCTTGACGTATATGTCTATGATAAATGGGAGAGCAGTCAACAACTACCCAATTTCCAGATGGGAGAACTCTTTGAGCCTACCGAAGCCAAGATCTTTGACGGCAAGACAACGCCACCGAACTACCTGACCGAGCCTGAACTTATCGGACTCATGGATGCTAACGGAATCGGTACCGATGCCACTATGGCAGAACACATCGCCAAGATCAAGGAGCGAGAGTACGTTGCTGTTCATTCGCGTGGAAGTGGGCGCAACGCGGTCAAGGAACTCATCCCGACCCGCCTCGGCGTCGCGTTGGTTGAGGGTTATGACAATGTTGTTACCGGACTCCCAGATAGTCCTTCTCTCAGTAAGCCCTTTCTTCGCAAAGAAATGGAGCTTCGGATGCGAGAGATCTGCGCCGGGTCTAAGTCGCGAACGGAGGTTGTGCAACAGAGCTTAGAGATGTACCGGGAGGTCTTCATACACACTCAGAGACGAATCAATATGCTGAAGGATGCGGTTCGGAAGTATCTCGTTGAAGAGGCTGCGTCTTGA
- a CDS encoding uncharacterized protein (expressed protein) gives MDPEWSYHLNQTHDAVTTPTVTRAHVPKASVSRPFSMRLEIPGRVLQNPVLMLRWTLLTWHIHCLHMETSIARVVLGFSWVSMLTRFFILGAGAMVVVGLSLKSRVLGAEGFWILACGCLYHTWDGVYDFTVFGFSF, from the exons ATGGACCCGGAGTGGTCATACCACCTGAATCAGACCCACGATGCCGTAACAACACCGACTGTAACCCGGGCACATGTTCCCAAGGCATCTGTATCGCGCCCGTTTAGCATGCGTCTCGAGATACCGGGGAGGGTGCTCCAGAACCCCGTGCTGATGCTGCGCTGGACGTTGCTGACATGGCATATACACTGCCTACACATGGAGACCTCAATTGCCCGGGTTGTGCTGGGCTTCTCCTG GGTGAGCATGTTGACCCGGTTTTTTATTCTTGGCGCTGGCGCTATGGTGGTCGTTGGGCTAAGTCTTAAGTCTAGGGTTTTGGGGGCCGAGGGTTTTTGGATCTTGGCCTGCGGATGTTTGTATCATACTTGGGATGGCGTTTATGATTTTACTgtttttggattttctttctaa
- a CDS encoding kinase-like domain-containing protein: MFGIGDRLRMVKVKGAAKLFPPDEDREIPILAQFADYLSPEVCAVTVDDDGLLAGVSTDPKEDDTPFVAYLPISVVESLGDCRTVQYSKLQEVDRLGPGVGLLSYEDEYGIPHKVAFKFNPLDKPQRLQMAWDELNLLKSLPPHPNIVPFDRIVLEDVESRVIGFTTKYISGGTLDNINVPFRFEWLQQLTQLVDFLNLELGIMHQDIAPRYLLIDSDTHKILLFDFDWAANGKKRLLEGRDDVTAVVFTLYELITNDTQFTSIPHLNRTLDMVQSISEWACSLELDCDVSKFRNFLNDWVATRKSDGDLGTISQRTQLAYMAGTINRARVQCTFRAG, translated from the coding sequence ATGTTTGGGATTGGGGATCGACTGCGGATGGTTAAGGTCAAAGGCGCCGCTAAGCTGTTTCCGCCCGACGAGGATAGAGAGATCCCAATTCTGGCACAATTTGCAGATTACCTGTCCCCGGAAGTTTGCGCAGTCACAGTCGACGACGATGGACTCCTTGCTGGAGTCTCGACCGATCCGAAAGAGGATGATACCCCCTTTGTTGCATATCTTCCCATCTCCGTTGTTGAATCGCTTGGCGATTGCCGTACAGTTCAGTACTCTAAACTTCAGGAGGTCGATCGGCTTGGACCAGGTGTTGGTCTTTTATCATACGAAGACGAATATGGGATTCCTCATAAGGTTGCCTTTAAATTCAACCCTTTGGACAAGCCTCAGAGACTACAGATGGCGTGGGATGAGCTCAACCTTCTCAAAAGTCTGCCACCACATCCCAATATAGTACCCTTTGATCGTATTGTACTCGAAGATGTGGAGTCTCGGGTGATTGGATTCACCACGAAATACATTTCAGGTGGAACCCTCGACAATATAAATGTGCCTTTCCGATTTGAGTGGTTGCAACAGCTTACCCAACTCGTGGACTTCCTCAATCTGGAACTGGGAATCATGCATCAAGACATTGCACCCCGTTATCTCCTTATCGATTCTGACACACACAAGATCCttctttttgattttgattggGCTGCAAACGGAAAGAAACGCTTGCTGGAAGGTCGAGATGACGTAACTGCTGTTGTATTCACACTCTACGAGCTCATCACGAACGATACACAATTCACGAGTATACCTCACTTGAATCGAACCTTGGACATGGTGCAGAGTATCTCGGAATGGGCTTGTAGTCTGGAGCTGGACTGTGATGTATCAAAATTCCGCAACTTCTTGAATGATTGGGTCGCCACGCGCAAATCAGATGGGGACTTGGGAACGATATCTCAACGCACCCAACTGGCTTACATGGCCGGAACTATCAACCGCGCCCGAGTACAATGTACCTTTCGAGCTGGGTAA
- a CDS encoding uncharacterized protein (domain of unknown function-domain containing protein), protein MIDPRPYHILSYGTLLGVQVYQTFVSGIVAFRALPRPQFASLQTATFPIYFSLQTALPVLVALTASNNGQPLGISGLLENPKTLLPMAAAAVTGLVNMVVLRPLTVNTMRERKHQETRDGKKSYDPPPHSKEMVALNKKFGRLHGFSSLINLVCLGATIYYGALLGKRLA, encoded by the exons ATGATTGACCCTCGCCCGTATCACATTCTAAG CTATGGCACTCTACTCGGTGTTCAAGTGTATCAG ACCTTCGTTTCCGGGATTGTAGCTTTTAGGGCCCTTCCCCGACCTCAGTTTGCTTCGTTGCAGACTGCCACATTCCCcatttatttctctcttcagaCGGCACTTCCAGTGCTAGTTGCTTTGACAGCCAGCAACAATGGGCAGCCGCTCGGCATCTCCGGACTCCTGGAGAACCCCAAGACTTTGCTCCCCATGGCCGCGGCTGCTGTGACTGGGCTTGTCAACATGGTCGTACTTCGTCCTCTGACTGTTAACACCATGCGTGAAAGAAAGCACCAGG AAACCCGTGATGGCAAGAAGAGTTACGACCCCCCTCCCCACTCTAAGGAGATGGTAGCTCTTAACAAGAAGTTCGGCCGACTCCACGGCTTCTCGAGCTTGATCAACCTGGTCTGTCTCGGTGCTACCATTTATTATGGTGCTTTACTTGGCAAGCGACTGGCTTAG